The following are encoded together in the Mesoplodon densirostris isolate mMesDen1 chromosome 2, mMesDen1 primary haplotype, whole genome shotgun sequence genome:
- the ERRFI1 gene encoding ERBB receptor feedback inhibitor 1, whose protein sequence is MSMAGVAAQEIRVPLKTGFLHDGQALGSLKACWGGRGEFENGFLNIDPITMAYSLNSTAEHLTSIGRASRSAPMNGSHFPEHGPSAKSRLPPLVIPSSEGWRQQEEDRVACGLKKLAVNGVCASTPPLTPIKTPPALFPGVAPCERGSRPLPPLPISEDLSLDETDCEVEFLTSSDTAFLLEDCALSDFRPDGPGRRSFRGCGQINYAYLDPPAASAADLSQARDQAAGAPRASPAPSQAHRRLRRSHSGPAGSFNKPAVRISSYVHRASPNSDDDKPEVPPRVPIPPRPAKPDYRRWSAEVTSSTYSDEDRPPKVPPREPLSRSNSRTPSPKSLPSYLNGVMPPTQSFAPDPKYVSSKALQRQYSEGAAGKVPCILPIIENGKKVSSTHYYLLPERPPYLDKYEKFFREAEETHASTPIQPLPADGGVFSAPEKLDSKPRVDLAGHAKRRHFSYVVSP, encoded by the exons ATGTCCATGGCCGGAGTCGCTGCTCAGGAGATCAGAGTCCCGTTAAAAACTGGGTTTCTGCACGATGGCCAAGCCCTGGGGAGCCTGAAGGCCTGCTGGGGGGGCCGCGGCGAGTTTGAGAA CGGCTTTTTGAACATCGACCCAATAACCATGGCCTACAGTCTGAACTCGACCGCGGAGCACCTAACATCCATAG GGCGCGCTTCCAGGTCTGCTCCGATGAACGGCAGCCACTTCCCGGAGCACGGCCCCTCTGCCAAGTCCCGCCTGCCCCCTCTCGTCATCCCCTCGAGTGAAGGCTGGCGGCAGCAGGAGGAGGACCGGGTGGCGTGTGGGTTGAAGAAGCTGGCAGTGAACGGGGTCTGTGCCTCCACGCCCCCGCTCACCCCCATCAAGACGCCTCCGGCCCTCTTCCCCGGCGTGGCTCCCTGCGAGCGGGGCTCCAGGCCCCTGCCGCCGCTGCCCATCTCCGAGGACCTCTCCCTGGACGAGACGGACTGCGAGGTCGAGTTCCTGACCAGCTCGGACACGGCCTTCCTTCTAGAAGACTGCGCGCTCTCCGACTTCAGACCCGACGGCCCCGGCAGGCGCAGCTTCCGAGGGTGCGGTCAGATCAACTACGCGTATCTCGACCCCCCGGCCGCCTCAGCCGCGGATCTCAGCCAGGCGCGCGACCAGGCTGCCGGGGCGCCGAGGGCCAGCCCCGCTCCGTCCCAGGCCCACCGGAGACTAAGGAGGTCTCACTCAGGCCCCGCAGGGTCCTTTAACAAGCCGGCCGTCAGGATCTCCAGCTACGTGCACAGGGCTTCTCCCAACTCCGACGACGACAAGCCCGAGGTGCCTCCCCGGGTCCCCATCCCTCCCCGGCCGGCCAAGCCGGACTACAGAAGGTGGTCGGCCGAAGTCACCTCCAGCACCTACAGCGACGAGGACAGGCCCCCCAAAGTCCCGCCGAGAGAACCCTTGTCCCGGAGTAACTCCCGCACCCCGAGCCCCAAAAGTCTCCCGTCTTACCTCAATGGGGTCATGCCCCCCACGCAGAGCTTTGCCCCCGACCCCAAGTACGTGAGCAGCAAAGCCCTGCAGAGACAATACAGCGAGGGGGCCGCCGGTAAGGTCCCCTGCATCCTGCCCATCATTGAAAACGGGAAGAAAGTGAGCTCGACGCATTATTACCTGCTCCCTGAGAGGCCGCCCTACCTGGACAAATACGAAAAGTTTTTTAGGGAAGCAGAAGAGACACACGCGAGCACCCCCATCCAGCCCCTCCCTGCCGACGGTGGTGTCTTTTCGGCCCCAGAAAAGCTGGACTCGAAACCAAGAGTGGATCTGGCAGGCCACGCGAAGCGCAGACATTTCTCCTACGTGGTTTCCCCTTAG